From a single Lewinella sp. LCG006 genomic region:
- a CDS encoding ferrous iron transport protein A, protein MTAILSSPIVQPNAYLLQPGEEGVIVGFSSQELAANLMAMGVLPGSKIRYVRRAPFSGAFYLAIDHHFLALRKTEFEAIVIRK, encoded by the coding sequence ATGACGGCTATCTTATCCTCACCCATTGTTCAACCCAACGCTTACCTGCTTCAGCCGGGTGAGGAAGGGGTTATTGTCGGCTTCTCTTCCCAAGAACTGGCCGCCAACCTCATGGCGATGGGGGTATTACCTGGTAGCAAAATCCGTTATGTTCGTCGTGCTCCCTTCTCAGGTGCGTTTTACCTAGCCATTGATCATCACTTCCTGGCTTTAAGAAAAACAGAATTTGAGGCGATAGTAATCCGCAAATGA
- a CDS encoding RNA polymerase sigma factor: MLRFLRTQKEETSDADLLARFQQGGDRQALAVLFDRYIELIYGLSLQYLKTPTRAEDATLAIYAELQQKLPHHEVKYFKNWLYTFIRNHCLMQLRKEKKMITVNFDPAFMQSDASWHLSDGPSEEEERQTALDFCLEQLNEQQKACVQLFYYEGHSYKDIATMRNEDVGRIRSNIQNGRRNLKICIEGQEQRNE; encoded by the coding sequence ATGCTACGTTTTTTACGTACCCAAAAGGAGGAGACTTCAGATGCTGACTTGCTGGCACGCTTCCAGCAGGGTGGAGATCGTCAAGCCCTGGCGGTGCTGTTTGACCGTTATATCGAACTCATTTACGGCTTAAGCCTACAGTATCTCAAAACACCTACCCGAGCTGAAGATGCAACCTTGGCCATCTACGCAGAATTGCAGCAAAAACTGCCTCACCACGAAGTGAAGTATTTCAAAAACTGGCTCTATACCTTTATTCGCAACCATTGCTTGATGCAATTGCGTAAGGAGAAAAAAATGATCACCGTCAATTTTGATCCAGCGTTTATGCAATCTGATGCGAGTTGGCATCTAAGTGACGGCCCATCTGAAGAAGAGGAACGACAAACGGCCCTGGATTTTTGTTTAGAACAACTAAATGAGCAACAAAAAGCCTGCGTCCAGTTGTTTTACTACGAAGGCCATTCTTACAAAGACATTGCGACAATGCGCAACGAAGACGTCGGTAGAATCAGGTCGAATATCCAAAATGGTCGCCGTAATTTGAAAATTTGTATCGAAGGACAGGAACAGCGGAATGAATAA
- a CDS encoding carboxypeptidase-like regulatory domain-containing protein — protein sequence MNKKEQHIRDLLRRWTTGEITALEEAELLAAAQHDPFLEEALAAYQAQAEHDHAAHLTRIRKETARRAPVTRSIGRWTAVAASLLLLITVGWWSLRQQATLDMAPVAMEEAVVEEQITSDTREATAPAAAIAEKEEMASEAAAPSAPIAGTTQKEPPSEPIAPPTSYAAEARSAENTAKDRAQEEERQRTAKLSTTRLDSEAFVLETRDEAPEADELIVVPPASPPPTSPLTIDSPVQSQTYSRRIDDPTRITNSGVPVSPQGYRVIEGYVTDTEGFPLIGASILTPGAANGTVTDLDGYYRITVAKEVKSLLISYTGFESTQVSIDDKEQLDVALAEGMALDEVVVTGLGTKKRVQAAIAEGTAQPVGGFSALRDYIASNTPANTPRSRIKVRFLVQADGRLTDFLVLKSTNVGQNSLAIQLLQQGPKWEITEGDGPVETDYVVRF from the coding sequence ATGAATAAAAAGGAACAACATATCAGGGATTTACTCCGACGTTGGACCACGGGTGAAATTACCGCCCTGGAAGAGGCTGAGTTGTTGGCTGCCGCTCAGCATGACCCGTTCCTGGAGGAGGCACTGGCTGCTTATCAAGCTCAAGCCGAGCACGATCATGCGGCACATCTAACGCGTATCCGAAAGGAGACCGCTCGTCGTGCTCCCGTTACTCGAAGCATTGGTCGATGGACGGCCGTCGCTGCTAGTTTGTTGTTACTGATTACCGTTGGTTGGTGGTCGTTGCGTCAACAAGCTACATTGGATATGGCTCCCGTAGCGATGGAAGAAGCTGTGGTCGAAGAACAAATCACTTCTGACACTAGGGAGGCAACCGCGCCAGCAGCTGCCATAGCAGAAAAAGAAGAAATGGCCAGTGAGGCTGCTGCTCCTTCTGCACCTATTGCCGGCACTACACAAAAAGAACCACCATCGGAGCCTATTGCTCCTCCCACCAGCTATGCTGCCGAGGCGCGTTCTGCCGAAAATACCGCTAAAGATCGCGCACAGGAAGAGGAAAGACAGCGAACCGCAAAGCTGAGCACTACACGCCTTGACTCCGAAGCGTTTGTTTTGGAAACCAGGGATGAGGCACCTGAAGCCGATGAATTGATAGTTGTGCCACCAGCTTCGCCGCCACCAACTTCGCCGCTTACCATAGATTCTCCTGTTCAAAGCCAAACCTATAGCCGTCGCATAGACGATCCTACCCGGATCACCAATAGTGGTGTGCCGGTGTCTCCCCAAGGCTACCGTGTCATCGAAGGATACGTTACTGACACCGAAGGTTTCCCTTTGATTGGAGCAAGTATCCTGACGCCAGGAGCTGCCAATGGTACCGTGACTGACCTGGATGGCTATTACCGGATTACGGTTGCCAAAGAAGTCAAGTCATTGTTGATAAGTTACACGGGCTTTGAATCCACCCAAGTCAGTATTGATGATAAGGAGCAACTGGATGTTGCTCTTGCTGAAGGCATGGCACTGGACGAGGTTGTGGTAACTGGACTTGGTACTAAAAAACGGGTACAAGCTGCTATTGCTGAAGGTACAGCTCAACCTGTCGGAGGTTTCAGCGCATTACGTGATTACATTGCCTCCAATACACCAGCAAATACGCCTCGCAGTAGGATAAAAGTTCGTTTTCTAGTACAGGCGGATGGCCGTCTAACCGACTTTCTGGTCCTTAAAAGTACCAATGTCGGACAGAATAGCCTGGCGATCCAGCTGCTCCAACAAGGCCCAAAATGGGAGATTACCGAAGGGGATGGCCCCGTAGAAACCGACTATGTCGTCAGGTTTTAG
- the nagB gene encoding glucosamine-6-phosphate deaminase, with protein MSLLKTNGHTNSYLQYAFKSVERIPLKIWTSPEEASRHVAQSIALAIRQRQQEGENIVLGLATGSSPIRVYQELIRLHREEGLSFQNVISFNLDEYYPLEPTAQQSYVHFMHEYLFDHVDIPAENINIPDGTVPLEEVGAYCEAYEKKIKMVGGIDIQLLGIGRTGHIGFNEPGSWESSVTRLVRLDNLTRKDAAKDFGTLEDVPYRAITMGIQSIMQARTVYLLAWGQHKASVVRDAVEGPITPNLPSSFLQNHPNVRFFVDEAAAEELTKIATPWLVGMCNWDDKLAAKAVIWLSQKLKKPILKLTNEDYTENSLGELILTYESAYSLNIKIFNRLQHTITGWPGGKPDVDDTNRPERSQPAQKRVVLFSPHPDDDVISMGGTFLRLVEQGHEVHVAYQTSGNIAVHDYDALRFIEFMEEFGNTYELTNEAASKLFKKARKDLKRKKTGVPDSPEVRSIKGMIRRGEARAGARSCGLPDSQIHFMDLPFYETGSVRKNPMGPADVDQTKAFLNNIRPHQVFAAGDLADPNGTHRVCLDIITAAFQELSNEKWMKDCWLWLYRGAWQEWPIHEIEMAVPLSPEEVVKKRKAIYMHQSQKDQPPFPGNDEREFWERAEARNRETAQTYRDLGFAEYEAMEAFQRWQFPVAE; from the coding sequence ATGTCCCTGCTCAAAACCAATGGTCACACCAATAGTTATTTACAGTATGCTTTCAAATCTGTAGAGCGTATTCCGCTTAAAATATGGACCTCTCCTGAAGAGGCTTCTCGCCATGTGGCCCAGTCGATTGCCCTGGCGATTCGGCAACGCCAGCAAGAAGGAGAAAACATTGTATTGGGGCTAGCAACCGGTTCTTCCCCCATCAGGGTTTACCAAGAGTTGATCCGACTCCATAGAGAAGAGGGATTGAGTTTTCAGAACGTCATCTCTTTCAATCTCGACGAATACTATCCGCTGGAACCCACCGCCCAGCAGAGTTACGTGCATTTTATGCATGAGTATCTTTTTGACCATGTTGATATTCCTGCGGAAAATATCAATATCCCTGATGGTACGGTGCCACTTGAGGAGGTCGGAGCCTACTGCGAGGCTTACGAAAAGAAAATCAAAATGGTCGGCGGAATCGACATCCAACTACTGGGGATTGGCCGTACGGGGCACATCGGTTTCAATGAGCCAGGATCATGGGAAAGCTCTGTCACCCGACTGGTTCGCCTTGACAACCTGACACGCAAAGATGCCGCTAAGGATTTTGGCACCCTGGAAGATGTTCCTTACCGGGCCATTACCATGGGCATCCAGTCTATCATGCAGGCGCGCACCGTCTACCTGCTTGCCTGGGGACAACACAAGGCATCCGTAGTAAGAGATGCCGTAGAGGGGCCCATCACGCCCAATCTGCCCTCATCATTTTTACAAAACCACCCCAATGTTCGTTTCTTCGTAGATGAAGCCGCCGCGGAAGAGCTTACCAAAATAGCAACCCCATGGCTGGTAGGTATGTGCAACTGGGACGATAAACTAGCGGCCAAAGCCGTGATCTGGCTCTCCCAAAAACTAAAAAAACCCATCCTGAAACTCACCAACGAAGACTATACAGAAAACAGTCTGGGTGAACTCATTCTTACTTATGAATCCGCTTACAGCCTCAATATAAAAATCTTCAATCGCCTACAGCATACCATCACGGGTTGGCCGGGAGGTAAGCCCGATGTGGACGATACCAACCGGCCAGAACGCAGTCAACCCGCTCAAAAAAGGGTGGTCCTTTTTAGTCCACACCCCGATGATGATGTCATCAGTATGGGGGGTACCTTTCTACGGCTGGTAGAACAAGGGCATGAAGTGCACGTTGCCTACCAGACCAGCGGTAACATTGCTGTACACGATTATGATGCCTTGCGATTCATTGAATTCATGGAAGAGTTTGGCAACACCTATGAACTCACCAACGAAGCGGCCAGCAAGCTGTTCAAAAAAGCAAGAAAAGACCTCAAACGCAAGAAAACGGGGGTACCCGACAGCCCCGAAGTACGTAGCATCAAAGGGATGATTCGGAGGGGTGAAGCCCGCGCTGGTGCTCGCTCTTGCGGCTTGCCCGATAGCCAGATTCACTTTATGGACCTTCCTTTTTATGAGACGGGCTCGGTAAGAAAAAATCCGATGGGGCCTGCTGATGTAGACCAGACGAAAGCCTTTTTGAACAACATCCGCCCTCATCAGGTGTTTGCGGCGGGTGATCTGGCTGACCCTAATGGTACACACCGGGTATGTCTTGACATCATTACTGCGGCCTTTCAGGAATTGTCCAATGAAAAATGGATGAAAGATTGTTGGCTATGGCTTTACCGAGGTGCTTGGCAGGAGTGGCCTATCCACGAGATTGAAATGGCCGTACCATTGAGTCCTGAAGAAGTTGTAAAAAAGCGGAAAGCCATTTACATGCACCAGTCACAAAAAGACCAGCCACCCTTTCCCGGCAATGACGAGCGTGAATTTTGGGAACGAGCCGAAGCACGCAACCGGGAAACCGCTCAGACGTACCGCGACTTGGGTTTTGCAGAA
- the feoB gene encoding ferrous iron transport protein B codes for MNNSYSQTSSRPFRLALIGNPNSGKSSVFNRLTGLQQKVGNFPGVTVDKKLGSYQLPSGEKISLIDFPGAYSFYPTAQDEKIVVQTLANPLDENYPDAILYVADFTRLEKHLLLFTQIRDLGLPAILGLNMADMAEERGRQVDTALLSQKIGAPVVVLSSHSGEGFQQLEHYIHQVIHETSVNSSSSFYRPSNIEKQVAEALEDSFPANTTYQNILLAHHYQWLPYLSKAQRQLIEAVVKQYDFKALRHQVQETMARFDQFEPVAKATIKETATDTPGFTEKVDRILTHKVFGPLIFLLLMFFVFQAIYAWAGYPMDGIEWIFGQLNEVVKAALPAGWVTDLLTDGILAGLGGVVIFIPQIAILFFLINLLEEVGYMARAAYMFDALMHFFGLNGRSLVALISSGACAIPAIMSTRTIANWKERLITILVAPFISCSARLPVYVVLIGFVVPAGNGDGLFNRQGLAFMGLYLLGIFAALGTALFFKYILKTEERSTLLLELPEYRRPLFRNVGLNVWDKVRSFVLEAGKVILVISIVLWALASYGPAEKMAAAEVQTTAIATAQNLDTQAKEDLEASLKLEASYAGQMGKYIEPVIKPLGFDWKMGVAIICSFAAREVFVGTMATIYSVGSADDDDQSGIIERLTNERNQVTGERVYNTATSASLLIFYVFAMMCMSTLAVVKRETKSWKWPIFQFFLMTGIAYLASFAVYQWLA; via the coding sequence ATGAACAACAGTTACTCCCAGACTTCTTCCCGTCCGTTTCGTCTAGCTTTAATTGGTAATCCGAACAGTGGTAAATCCAGTGTTTTTAACCGGCTGACTGGTCTCCAGCAAAAGGTAGGCAACTTCCCCGGCGTTACGGTTGATAAAAAGCTCGGCAGCTATCAGCTCCCCAGTGGTGAAAAAATAAGTCTGATTGATTTCCCCGGAGCCTACAGCTTCTACCCTACTGCTCAGGACGAAAAGATTGTCGTACAGACCTTGGCCAATCCTTTAGACGAGAACTACCCTGATGCAATTCTATATGTGGCTGATTTTACCCGCTTGGAGAAACATCTTTTGCTTTTCACTCAAATCAGAGACTTGGGCTTGCCTGCCATCCTGGGCCTCAACATGGCGGACATGGCGGAAGAACGTGGGCGGCAAGTTGATACCGCACTGTTGAGCCAAAAAATCGGTGCCCCTGTCGTCGTACTCAGCAGTCATAGTGGAGAAGGTTTTCAACAACTTGAACACTACATTCATCAAGTTATTCATGAAACTTCAGTAAATTCCTCCTCCTCTTTTTACCGCCCCAGCAATATTGAAAAACAAGTGGCGGAAGCACTGGAAGATTCATTTCCAGCGAATACGACCTACCAAAACATTTTACTCGCCCATCATTATCAATGGCTGCCCTATCTTTCTAAAGCACAACGCCAGTTGATTGAAGCGGTGGTCAAACAATACGATTTTAAAGCCCTTCGCCATCAAGTGCAGGAAACCATGGCGCGCTTCGATCAGTTTGAGCCCGTAGCTAAAGCAACGATCAAGGAAACAGCCACCGATACCCCAGGATTTACCGAAAAAGTAGACCGCATTCTTACGCATAAGGTATTTGGCCCTTTGATTTTTCTGCTGTTGATGTTTTTTGTCTTCCAGGCCATCTATGCCTGGGCCGGCTACCCAATGGATGGTATCGAATGGATTTTCGGCCAACTCAATGAGGTGGTAAAAGCGGCATTACCCGCTGGCTGGGTCACGGATTTATTGACGGATGGTATCCTTGCAGGCTTGGGCGGTGTAGTAATTTTCATCCCGCAAATCGCTATTCTTTTCTTCCTGATCAACCTTTTGGAAGAGGTAGGCTACATGGCTCGAGCGGCGTACATGTTTGATGCGCTCATGCATTTCTTTGGCCTCAACGGTCGTAGCCTGGTCGCTCTCATCTCTAGTGGTGCCTGTGCCATTCCTGCGATCATGAGTACCCGTACGATTGCCAATTGGAAAGAGCGACTCATCACCATATTGGTCGCACCCTTTATCTCCTGTTCCGCACGTTTACCCGTCTACGTGGTGCTCATTGGTTTTGTGGTACCTGCTGGCAATGGCGATGGATTGTTCAATCGGCAGGGACTGGCTTTTATGGGGCTTTATTTGCTAGGGATTTTTGCCGCTTTAGGCACTGCACTTTTCTTTAAGTACATTTTAAAAACCGAAGAGCGGAGCACCCTCCTGCTGGAATTGCCTGAGTACCGTCGGCCACTTTTCCGCAATGTTGGCTTAAATGTATGGGACAAAGTACGCAGCTTTGTCCTTGAAGCCGGTAAGGTAATCTTGGTTATCTCTATCGTTCTGTGGGCACTGGCCAGCTATGGTCCTGCTGAGAAAATGGCCGCAGCAGAAGTACAAACGACAGCTATTGCAACTGCTCAAAATCTTGACACCCAGGCCAAGGAAGACCTCGAAGCTTCTCTGAAACTAGAAGCCAGTTATGCTGGGCAAATGGGCAAATACATTGAACCAGTCATCAAACCCCTTGGGTTCGACTGGAAAATGGGCGTCGCCATTATCTGTAGTTTTGCTGCTCGGGAAGTTTTTGTTGGAACGATGGCGACCATCTACAGTGTCGGTAGTGCTGATGACGACGATCAATCAGGCATTATCGAACGCCTCACCAACGAGCGTAATCAGGTTACTGGTGAACGGGTCTACAACACCGCTACCTCTGCTTCTCTGCTCATTTTCTACGTCTTTGCCATGATGTGCATGAGTACGCTAGCGGTAGTGAAACGGGAAACCAAAAGCTGGAAATGGCCTATTTTTCAGTTTTTCCTGATGACAGGGATAGCTTACCTGGCGAGTTTCGCGGTGTATCAGTGGTTGGCGTAA
- the der gene encoding ribosome biogenesis GTPase Der: MGNIVAIVGRPNVGKSTLYNRLIGERQAIINDESGVTRDRQYGISHWNGKNFTVVDTGGFVRNSDDVFEAAIRSQVEIAIEEASVLIFMVDVTTGLTDLDEQIAIMLRRTKQPVLLAVNKVDNHQRQLDANEFWSLGFEHTYFVSSVTGSGTGEILDALTEFIVEEEPVVSDLPRLAIVGQPNVGKSSLTNALLGEDRNIVTDIAGTTRDSINTHYNKFDKEFILVDTAGIRKKSKVHEDLEFYSVMRAIKAIDESDVIILMIDATLGVESQDMSIFRLIQKRNKGVVILINKWDLMEKETNTARDYEKEVRRRIEPFTDVPIVFVSALEKQRIFKAVEVALEVYENRSRRISTSVLNDKMLTAIERYGPPVHRGRVAKIKYVTQLPIAYPAFAFFCNNPKHIKDSYKNYLENQIRFHFNFTGVPVSVFFRKK, encoded by the coding sequence ATGGGAAATATAGTTGCAATTGTCGGTCGCCCCAATGTGGGTAAATCTACTCTCTATAATCGTTTGATCGGAGAGCGGCAGGCTATTATTAATGATGAAAGCGGAGTGACCCGCGATCGCCAATACGGTATCAGCCACTGGAATGGCAAAAACTTCACCGTCGTCGATACGGGTGGTTTTGTTCGCAATTCTGATGATGTTTTTGAAGCGGCTATTCGTTCTCAAGTGGAAATCGCTATCGAAGAAGCATCCGTCCTCATCTTTATGGTGGATGTGACTACGGGCCTTACCGACCTCGATGAGCAGATCGCCATTATGCTGCGCCGTACCAAGCAGCCCGTCTTATTGGCGGTCAATAAAGTTGATAACCATCAGCGCCAACTCGATGCCAATGAGTTTTGGAGCCTGGGTTTTGAGCATACCTATTTTGTCTCTTCCGTCACGGGTAGCGGTACGGGAGAAATCCTAGATGCGCTCACGGAATTTATTGTGGAAGAAGAACCCGTCGTAAGCGATCTACCCCGACTCGCTATCGTAGGGCAGCCCAATGTCGGGAAATCGAGCCTCACCAATGCCCTGCTAGGCGAAGATCGCAACATCGTTACTGATATTGCGGGTACTACCCGAGATTCCATCAATACGCACTACAATAAATTTGATAAGGAGTTTATCTTAGTCGATACTGCAGGAATCCGCAAGAAAAGCAAGGTACACGAAGACCTGGAGTTTTACTCCGTCATGCGGGCCATCAAAGCCATTGATGAGTCGGATGTTATCATCTTGATGATCGATGCTACCTTAGGCGTAGAATCGCAGGATATGTCCATTTTTCGCCTCATCCAAAAGCGTAACAAGGGCGTCGTTATCCTGATCAATAAGTGGGATTTGATGGAGAAAGAAACCAATACTGCACGTGATTATGAAAAAGAAGTACGTCGCCGTATCGAGCCTTTCACCGATGTACCCATCGTCTTCGTTTCTGCCCTCGAAAAACAGCGCATTTTTAAGGCCGTTGAAGTAGCATTGGAAGTCTATGAGAACCGCAGCCGTCGGATTTCTACTTCGGTACTCAATGATAAAATGCTTACCGCTATCGAACGTTATGGCCCTCCCGTACACCGTGGGCGTGTTGCCAAAATCAAATACGTCACCCAGTTGCCGATTGCTTACCCTGCATTCGCGTTTTTCTGTAACAATCCTAAACACATCAAAGACAGTTACAAAAATTACCTGGAAAACCAGATCCGTTTTCATTTCAATTTTACCGGGGTACCCGTCAGCGTGTTTTTTAGGAAGAAATAA